gatcccaacaaggcttatagcttagGCCAACGTCAAGGCCCAttccatggcccacatgcacctCAATGCCCAAGTCCAATCAAAGGTCCAATAACAAGAGACATGGCAAGACATAAAATTAGACTTTATTGTtgggcccattgtttaggccatgatttaaaaataaattgtaatattacTAGAAGTAGTTTTGGGTCAAAATTGATCTAGCTTTTGCAATTGGGTTCATTCAAGCCCAGTTACAAAAATCTAGACCAAGTTTGCATCTAGCCTTAGCCATGAGTTGCACATTTAGCACATGTCTTAAATGAGGAAAGTGTGACATGCCACATGGCATGTGATCCACTTTTTGTGGATCttagatctagatctagatctagatctaaACACATGTGCTTCACATGGCCACCTTGCATTTGCTTTTCATTTAGTCTTgtatttggttttcattttcgGATATGCtctctactataaatgagagACTCCACACTCTTTGTAAGGTTACTCTTGAAATTGCTAATAGAATGCTtatgttgagatcactccactcttatattattttgagagcacctAAGCTAGGGGTTTCCAACatttcctctagccaccttccactaGTCTAGTTTCTAGTCTAGTCTTCTTTCACCACTCCAAATTCCATTCCTACAAGCTAATATTTGTAACTGATTGCTCTACAAATAAGAATTTTACTCCCATGGTTAGGGgacaaattgtttttttaccAAAGCAAGTCTTAAGCTagggttaaaaatatttctttcgtTTTGCTTTTGGTTAAGAATTATCTGGCACTTTTCTTGACCATAatattggcgcccaccgtggggtaCGGTAAAACTCGATATTGACTCCACTTCAACAGACAAAAGGCAAAGATCGTTAGAAGTAGTGACAATGAACAGGAACAAAAAAGCAGCACAAGAAGCACCAACAGGCAGCAGATTATGCAGAGCATTATGGAACTACGACAGCAGAATGAAGAAATAAAGCTGAAAGCGGAGGAAGATCAAACGCagttagaaaaagaaagggaagAAGCTCGCAAGAAGGCTGAAGAGGATCTTCAACTCCTCCGAGACTAGGTGCTGGGAGAAAGAGAACGTCTTCAAAAAGAAGCTGAGGAAACACATCAGCGATTAGAAGAGGCTCTCCAACAACAAGAACTGTTGAGGAAATCAAATGAGGAGATGCGGAGTAGAATAGACGCAACCAGGATCGGTTATTGAGATACTAGTCGTCTAACCACTGATGTGAATGAAGTCCACCTGTTATCAAAGGAGATCATGGATGAACTGATCCCCCAAAACTTTGTGATTCCCAAGATCACACCTTTCTCGGGAAATTTGGACCCTGAATTGCACCTGGAGACATTTCAAGCGCGAATGCTAATTTCAGGTGGAACTGACGCGATACGATGTAAGATGTTCGTAGGCACGTTAACGGAGATCGCCCTCAAGTGGTTCAGTATTATTCCCAATGCCACAATCAAATTGTTTGCTGAATTCTCACGCGCATTCTTGGAAAGGTTATCGACCAATAAGGCTAAACCCTTGGAGATGGCAGACATGTTTGACATACGTCATAATATGGAAGAGTCACTGAAACAATTTCTCAATCGATTTTTTCCATATCAGAATGAAGATAGTGGATCCGAATGAAGGATTGCTTGTGAAAGCCTTTGTAAAGGAGCTTCATGCTAGCCCTTTTAGTGAATCACTATATCGGATTTCGCCAAAAACTCTAATGGAGATTCGGCAAAGGGCAGCAGTGGAGATCAAAATTGAGGAAGCTTTGCGACACAAAAGATCGGGAGATAAGAGGCTATTGATCAATAATGAGAATGAAAGAACTGTTAGGCCATTCAGAAAAGAAAGAACTCCTCCTCGGAAAATGCTAGATAGGAAATTTGTTTCCTATTTAGCACAAAAAAGAAATGAGCTTCATAGGGTTCGGAGGATGCCCACTCTTAAGGTTGCTCCGTCTGAGGTACTAGAATATGTTGAGATAACTAAGCACTTACGTTATCCTAGTAATACAGGAAAGATTCTCAACTCTCGACCGAACTCTTGGTGCAGATTTCATCAGGTTGGGGGACATGATACAGATTCTTGTTATACTTTGGCTAATCAATTATCTACTTTACTGGATAGGgggttaatgaaaaaatatgtcAAGATAAACATTAAAGAAAAGCCTATTCTGTCCTCGGCAACCGAGCTCCATGAAGAACCTATTCTGGgagatttcaatataattgcGGGAGGATTCGCTAGAGGTGGACAAACCAGTTTAGCTCGAAAGAGATATGTGAGGAGTATTATGACGACAACTAAAATTGAACGACCAAAGAAAGTCCCTGATAATATGTTCTTAAGCGAAGATTTAAAAGGAGTAGTACCCCATGAAGATGATCTGATAGTGTTATCTGTCATTACAATGGGAAGGAATGTTCTTAGGGTCTTGGTGGATAAGGGGAGTTTGGCAAATGTGATCTTTTGGAATGCCTTTGTAGGGTTGCAAATTCCCATCGATCATCTACAACCCTTTGATGGGGTGCTCGTTGGGTTCTCGGGAGATCAGGTGGAGGTCAGAGGATATGTGGATTTGTGGACAACTTTCAGAGACAAAGAGgttactaaaacaatttttgtaagATATATCCTTGTAAACGCTCCACTTTCATATAATTTGTTGTTAGGCGGACCTTCTACCAACAAATTGGGGGCCGTGATATCTACTGTTCATCTAAAGATGAAATTCCCTACGGATGATGGGATGGTAGTTACAATGGCAGTGAATCAAGAAATAGATCGTAAATGTTATGAAGATAGTCTCAAGGCGAGGTGAAAGGTCACTTACATTGTGACTACGACAGGGGCACCTGTCGAATCTGAAATGGATCCTAGATTGGTGCATCCAGAAAGGAGACATCGGCCTGTGGGAGAGGTGAAAGAGATATTAATAGAGGGTAGAAAACTGAAGATAGGGGGAGATTTGAAGTTAGACCAAGAGCAAAGGATCACATAAGTATTAAAGAATAATCTTTCTTCATTTGCCTGGACTACTTCAGATATGGTGGGGATAGATCCTGATTTTTTATGTCATAGGCTCAATATAAATCCCTCGGCCAAACCCAAGGTTCAAAGACATAGACGATTTTAAGTGGGGAACGTGCTTAAGCTGTTGCAGAGGAGGTATAGAAACTCTTAAAAGCAGCTCATATAAGGGAGATTTAGTATCCTACATGGCTAGCAAATGTAGTAATGGTCAAAAAATCGAACGTCAAATGGAGGATGTGTGTTGATTTCACTGATTTGAATAATGCATGTCTGAAGGATTCTTATCCTTTGCCTAACATAGATGCATTGGTGGATAGTGCGTCAGGTTGCGCTTTGCTGAGTTTTCTTGATgcttattcaaaatataatcaGATAAAGATGCATTCACAGGATGAAGACAAGACCGCATTCATGGGGGAAACTtcaaattattgttataaaGTGATGCCATTTGAGCTAAAGAATGCAGGGCCACTTATCAGAGGTTAATGGATTGAATATTGGTGTCAGTGATGGGACGTAATGTACAAGCCTATGTGGATGACATGGTAGTGACCTCGGTAGAAGAAAGGCAAGATCAAGAAGATTTGGCAGAATTATTTGTTACCATCAACAAATATCAACTCAAACTGAATCCTGAGAAATGTGTTTTTGGTGTGAAAGTTGAAAAGTTTTTAGGATTTTTACTTACTAAGAGAGGGATAGAGGCTAATCTAGACAAATGTCAAGCTATTATAAATATGAGGAGTCCGAGCAATGTGAAAGAGGTGTAGAGGTTAAAAGGAAGAATGGCGACACTATCTCGTTTTCTTGCTAAAAGTGGAGATAAGGGTTTTCCATATTTTCAATGTTTgcgaaaaaatgataaattttaatggACTAATCAATGTGAATAAGCTTTTCAGAAATTAAAGGAATACTTGAGTAAGCCTCTAGTGTTGTGCAAACTAGAAAGGAATAGTGATTTGACGTTATACATCTCGATTACCGAATAAGCGGTCAACTTGGTATTAGTACGAGAATCAAGGGAAGAACAAAAGCCAGTATATTTTATAAGTAAGGTACTTCATGAGGCTGAGGTACGATATCCGATGATAGAAAAAGCTGCATTGGCTATAGTTGTGTCAACACGACGTTTGAggtattattttcaaaatcatcacATAAAGGTGATGACAGACCTACCTATTAGGTATATATTACAAAAGCCTGATATATCAGGCAGATTGGTCAAATGGGCGATAGGACTCTCAGAATATGGCTTACAGTATGAGTCTAGAGGACCGATTACAGCTTAATTTTTGGTTGACTTTTTAGTAGAACTTTCTGATCCGATTAGCGATCGTCAAAGTGGAGAATGGTCATGGATTTTATCTATGGATGGGGCTTCTAACTTAAAGGGAAGTGGAGCTGGGGTAGTGTTGGAGGGACCTGAAGGGGTTTTGATTGACCAATCATTGAGGTTTGCATTTAAGGCTAGCAACAATCAAGCAGAGTATAGGCTTTAATAGCTGGTATGTTTTTAGCTAAAGAGATGGGGGTTTCCAAGTTGCTGGTCAAAAGTGACTCTACGTTAGTGGCAGGACAAGTAAAAGGCGAGTTTCAAGCTAGAGATCCATAGTTAGCCAGGTATTTGGAGGTTGTTCAGGCCATAGCAAAGAATTTTATGGTTTTTGAGTTTGTGCATGTACCCAGGGAGCAAAATTGTCGAGTAGATTTGTTATCAAAATTAGCGAGTTTCACAAAGCCAGGTCAGCACAAGTCGGTGATAAGGAAACATTGATGTCCCCTCATGTGGATGTACGAGAAAAGCATCAGATTATGGAGATTCAAACAGCTCAGGAATCCTGGATGACACCGATAAAGATGTATCTTCCTGATAATCAATTACCTAGTGATGTAGAGGAGGCAAAGTGAATAAAGAGGAACTCGAGTCGATATACGTTGATTGATGGCAATTTGTTTAGGTATGGCTTTTCTCATCCTTTGTTAATTTGTGTGGATGTGAGGGAGGCTGCTCGGATTATGACCGAGTTGTATGAAGGATTATGTGCAAGTCATATTGGTGGAAGGGCATTAATATTAAGAATTGTGTGTGGAGGATTTTTCTGGCCAATTATGAAGCATGATTGTATGGAGTATGTAAGGAAGTGTGAGCAATGTCAGAAACATGCTGATTAGAGTAATGCGCCACCTAAGGTATTACATTCCATTAATACACCATGGTCGTTTCATACTTGGGGGATAGATATTTTGGGTCCATTTCCTAGGGGAGTAAGGCAACTtaagttcttgattgttgttgttgagtATTTCACAAAATGGATTGAAGTTGAGCCCGTGGTTCTGATTTCGGGAAACAAAGTTAGAGATTTTATTTGGAAGAATATAATATGTAGGTTTGGTGTTCCTCAGCGTATTATTTCAGATAATGGGACTCAATTTACGTGTTCACAGGTAAGACAATTATGCGATGAAATCGGGATTAAATAGGTTTTTTCCTCTATGGAACATCCTCAGACAAATGGTCAAGCAGAGGCAGCTAACAAGGTAATACTTAGTGGAGTGAAATAGAGGTTGGTAACAGCAAAAGGAGAATGGCCGAATGAGATACACTGAGTATTGTGCGCCTATCATACCACTCCTCAGTCATCCACAAGTGAAACTCCTTTTAGCTTGGTGTATGGTATGGATGTTGTGATACTTGTGGAAGTTGCTGAAAATACCGAGAGGGTCAGATCATTTGTGGCTACAGCTTCTAAGACTAGACTTCGTGCAAATCTCGACACCATTGAGGATGTTAGGGAACTAGCTCGGATTTCGGGAGAGGCAATTAAGAGAAGATTAGAAAGAAAGTATAAAACCAAGGTGGTACCTAGAAGTTTTCAAGAAGAGGACTTGGTGTTAAGAAAAGCCCAGCTGATTCAGGTAGATAACAAATTAGCACCGAAATGGACTGGACCCTACCATGTCAAAGAGGTATTGGGAGAAGGAGCATATAAGTTGGAAACATTGGATGGCAAAGAGATACCACGAACATGGAATGCATAAAATTTgcgtttttattttagttaaaaaggtgacattgttttttattctttaagttATTTGTACTTTGCTTTTATATAAATCATTAGTTATTTGATGTTAAAaagagccttcgtgttctattccaagccgagttgcttgatgaAGAGCCTTcatgttctattccaagccgagttgcttgatgaAGAGCCTTTGTATTCTATTCCAAGCTGAATTGCTTGATGaagagccttcgtgttctattctaGGCCGAGCTGCTTGATGaagagccttcgtgttctattccaagccgagttgcttgatgaagagccttcgtgttctattccaagctgaGTTGCTTGATGAAgagcctttgtgttctattccaagccgagttgcttgatgaagagccttcgtgttctatttCAAGCTGAAGTGCTTGATGAAGAATTTTCATGTTCTATTCCATGTTGAGAGCTCCGTGTGTGACCGAGGGTGTAGagtattttaaatcaaattaagtaTTAAGGGATGAGAGCTTGCTGTGTGACCGAGGGTGTAGagtattttaaatcaaattaagtaTTAAGGGTTGAGAGCTCGGTGCGTGACGAGTGTGTAGagtattttaaatcaaataaagtaTTAAGGGTTGAGAGCTCGGTGCGTGACCGAGTGTGTAGagtattttaaatcaaattaagtaTTAAGAATTGAGAGCTCGGTGCATGACCGAGTGTGTAGagtattttaatcaaattaagcATTAAGAATTGAGAGCTCAATGCGTGACCGAGTGTGTAgagtattttaaaat
This portion of the Vigna unguiculata cultivar IT97K-499-35 chromosome 6, ASM411807v1, whole genome shotgun sequence genome encodes:
- the LOC114187754 gene encoding uncharacterized protein LOC114187754 codes for the protein MDELIPQNFVIPKITPFSGNLDPELHLETFQARMLISGGTDAIRCKMFVGTLTEIALKWFSIIPNATIKLFAEFSRAFLERMKIVDPNEGLLVKAFVKELHASPFSESLYRISPKTLMEIRQRAAVEIKIEEALRHKRSGDKRLLINNENERTVRPFRKERTPPRKMLDRKFVSYLAQKRNELHRVRRMPTLKVAPSEVLEYVEITKHLRYPSNTGKILNSRPNSWCRFHQVGGHDTDSCYTLANQLSTLLDRGLMKKYVKINIKEKPILSSATELHEEPILGDFNIIAGGFARGGQTSLARKRYVRSIMTTTKIERPKKVPDNMFLSEDLKGVVPHEDDLIVLSVITMGRNVLRVLVDKGSLANVIFWNAFVGLQIPIDHLQPFDGVLVGFSGDQVEVRGYVDLWTTFRDKEVTKTIFVRYILVNAPLSYNLLLGGPSTNKLGAVISTVHLKMKFPTDDGMVVTMAVNQEIDRKCYEDSLKAR